Proteins co-encoded in one Quercus robur chromosome 8, dhQueRobu3.1, whole genome shotgun sequence genomic window:
- the LOC126695607 gene encoding NAC domain-containing protein 73-like: MTQCNERGDNQTILDAKSKDNPIRTCPSCGHQIKCEDKQAGIHDLPGLPAGVKFDPTDQEILEHLEGKVQSDACKLHPLIDEFIPTLEGENGICYTHPEKLPGVSKDGLVRHFFHRPSKAYTTGTRKRRKVHTDIEGGETRWHKTGKTRPIFVGGKVKGYKKILVLYTNYGKQRKPEKTNWVMHQYHLGNNEEEKDGELVVSKVFYQTQPRQCGSFIKESLSSKSNGQNGHEDGNLRTNAFFEYYNSSLIAFEQGNQNRASTPQLLSHFAVHNGSFIS; encoded by the exons ATGACTCAATGCAATGAGCGTGGTGACAACCAAACAATTCTTGACGCAAAAAGCAAAGACAATCCGATTAGAACTTGTCCTTCATGCGGTCATCAGATCAAATGCGAAGATAAGCAG gCTGGAATTCATGATTTACCGGGGCTACCTGCGGGAGTGAAGTTTGATCCAACTGATCAAGAAATTCTTGAGCATTTAGAGGGAAAGGTGCAGTCTGATGCTTGTAAGCTTCACCCTCTCATCGATGAGTTCATCCCCACACTTGAAGGAGAGAATGGAATTTGTTACACCCACCCAGAGAAGCTGCCAG GAGTAAGCAAAGATGGTCTAGTCCGTCACTTCTTTCACCGACCTTCCAAAGCATACACGACAGGAACTCGGAAAAGAAGAAAGGTGCACACAGACATAGAAGGTGGCGAGACCCGGTGGCACAAAACAGGAAAGACAAGGCCAATTTTTGTCGGTGGGAAGGTGAAAGGGTATAAGAAGATACTTGTGCTCTACACCAACTATGGGAAACAAAGAAAGCCTGAAAAAACAAATTGGGTGATGCATCAATACCACCTTGGTAATaatgaagaagagaaagatgGGGAGTTGGTGGTGTCAAAAGTATTCTACCAAACCCAACCAAGACAATGCGGTTCGTTCATTAAGGAGTCCCTTTCTTCAAAATCAAATGGACAAAATGGACATGAGGATGGTAACCTTCGAACCAATGCGTTTTTTGAGTACTATAATTCTTCTTTGATAGCCTTCGAACAGGGCAACCAAAATAGAGCAAGCACTCCTCAACTACTCTCTCATTTCGCAGTCCACAATGGGTCTTTCATttcttga